The DNA segment CGCTGCAAAAAATCCGGCGATGACAAAAAATAAAGGCATGCGAAATAAATGGGAAAACCAGGCGAATACATCTACCCATTGCGATTGCTCTGCATTTGCAGGCAACCATACATTATGCAGTAAAACACTGTGTGCAAGCGCAGCATGAAATAGAACGCCTGCCAACATGGCAATAGCGCGCAGGTTATCCATGTAATGCAAACGTGTATCAGACATCAGTGCATCTGCAACGGGTACTTCGTACGGGCGTGACTCAACCGTGGAGTTCATAGCAACCACCTCAAGAATAATATGGAAAAAATGCCCCGAAAAATTCGGGGCTTAAAGTTGGCAGGTTGGTTAGAGAAAAACTTTCTTTCGCGCTTGAATACAAACGGCAACAATTAACGCAAGTACAGCAATTAGGACTTCGGCGAGCACGATACCTGTAGCTGTACTATTCCACACCATATAGGCGTCTTTAGTGTGGCTTCCGATCTCGGGTGTTTTACCCAGCAAATACATAGCCGGGTTAACCAAACAATTAAGCACAATCATCACAAATATAGTTGCACCTTCAGTTGCCAGTGCCGTACCAACACTCCAGGTGATGCAATAATTCACTAACATTAACAGGCAAAGAATGATGGAAAACGGCAGAAGGCCATCAGGAATTGGCGTAGCTATAAAAACAACAACCATTCCTGCCAAAATAATTAACCAGGGCACAATAAATATTGTCATGTTTGCAATCATTTTTGCGATGATGTAATCCATGGGCGAAATCG comes from the Cellvibrio zantedeschiae genome and includes:
- a CDS encoding ABC-2 transporter permease encodes the protein MTLNQPMIKKLIAKDWHLTRKINALYLAGGIFALSFISLGEWQFYIGSVFLITVLIGLGNHQIAITIVQERKEQTLPFIMTLPISPMDYIIAKMIANMTIFIVPWLIILAGMVVVFIATPIPDGLLPFSIILCLLMLVNYCITWSVGTALATEGATIFVMIVLNCLVNPAMYLLGKTPEIGSHTKDAYMVWNSTATGIVLAEVLIAVLALIVAVCIQARKKVFL